A single genomic interval of Pelagerythrobacter marensis harbors:
- a CDS encoding NAD(P) transhydrogenase subunit alpha yields MRIAILKERAPGETRVAATPETVKKFLALGAGVAVEEGAGESAAVSDEAYRDAGAELGPAAATVKGADIVLGVQAPDPAILEGARPGAWVAALFDPFGNPDRVRAYAAAGLEALAMEFMPRITRAQSMDVLSSQSNLAGYKAVIAAADEYGRAFPMMMTAAGTVQAARVFVMGVGVAGLQAIATARRLGAQVSATDVRPETAEQIASLGAKPVFAEGLEASGEGGYAAELTDEQKAAQAELVSGHIAKQDIVVTTALIPGRAAPRLISDAQIATMKPGSVIFDLAVAQGGNVEGSVADEVVERHGVKIVGYANTAAHLAADASALLARNHYNFLSAFWDKDAGKPVLDEEIGDAVRLTRGGEVVSERLRERG; encoded by the coding sequence TTGCGGATCGCGATCCTGAAAGAGCGCGCGCCGGGGGAAACCCGGGTCGCCGCCACGCCCGAAACGGTCAAGAAGTTTCTGGCGCTCGGCGCCGGTGTCGCGGTGGAGGAAGGCGCGGGCGAAAGCGCCGCCGTGTCCGACGAGGCCTATCGCGATGCCGGGGCGGAGCTGGGCCCGGCGGCCGCGACCGTGAAAGGCGCGGATATCGTGCTGGGCGTGCAGGCGCCCGATCCGGCGATTCTGGAGGGCGCAAGACCCGGCGCATGGGTCGCCGCGCTGTTCGATCCGTTCGGCAATCCCGACCGGGTCAGGGCCTATGCCGCGGCGGGGCTCGAAGCGCTGGCGATGGAATTCATGCCGCGCATTACCCGCGCGCAGAGCATGGACGTGCTTTCCAGCCAGTCGAACCTCGCCGGATACAAGGCCGTGATCGCCGCGGCCGACGAATACGGCCGCGCTTTCCCGATGATGATGACCGCCGCCGGCACGGTGCAGGCGGCCCGCGTCTTCGTGATGGGCGTGGGCGTTGCCGGCCTGCAGGCGATCGCCACGGCACGGCGGCTGGGCGCGCAAGTCTCGGCAACCGACGTGCGCCCCGAAACCGCCGAGCAGATCGCCTCGCTCGGCGCGAAGCCGGTCTTCGCCGAAGGGCTCGAGGCGTCGGGCGAAGGGGGTTATGCAGCCGAACTGACCGACGAACAGAAGGCCGCGCAGGCCGAGCTGGTTTCCGGCCATATCGCCAAGCAGGACATTGTCGTCACCACCGCACTGATCCCCGGCCGCGCCGCGCCCCGGCTGATTTCCGACGCGCAGATCGCGACGATGAAGCCGGGCAGCGTGATCTTCGACCTCGCGGTGGCGCAGGGCGGCAATGTCGAAGGCTCGGTGGCGGACGAGGTGGTGGAGAGGCACGGCGTCAAGATCGTCGGCTATGCCAACACCGCCGCGCACCTCGCCGCCGATGCCAGCGCGCTCCTGGCCCGCAACCATTACAACTTCCTGTCCGCTTTCTGGGACAAGGACGCGGGCAAGCCGGTGCTCGACGAGGAAATCGGCGACGCCGTGCGGCTGACGCGCGGCGGCGAAGTGGTGAGCGAGAGGTTGAGGGAGCGCGGCTGA
- a CDS encoding endonuclease domain-containing protein: protein MRDHSPAALRSARRLRREMTLPERLLWSRLRKNPEGIKFRRQHPLGEYVVDFFCSRARTVIEIDGIAHDMGDRPSRDARRDAALSGMGFRIFRIPASEVLEDFDAVADAIFRACRDVPPPSALRAATSPGGGGVFRQEYSQNTSPIGGGGPPPSGGGGGGL, encoded by the coding sequence ATGCGCGACCACTCACCCGCGGCTCTACGGAGCGCTCGCCGTTTGCGGCGTGAGATGACCTTGCCGGAGCGGTTGTTGTGGTCGAGACTGCGCAAGAACCCCGAGGGTATCAAGTTCCGGCGGCAGCATCCGCTGGGCGAGTATGTTGTCGATTTCTTTTGCAGTCGGGCCAGGACTGTAATCGAGATTGACGGCATAGCGCACGATATGGGCGATCGGCCTTCGCGCGATGCGCGGCGGGATGCGGCGCTCTCCGGTATGGGCTTCCGGATCTTTCGCATTCCGGCGAGCGAGGTTCTGGAGGATTTCGACGCCGTGGCGGATGCGATCTTTCGCGCGTGCCGCGATGTGCCCCCTCCGTCAGCGCTTCGCGCTGCCACCTCCCCCGGTGGGGGAGGGGTTTTCCGCCAGGAATACAGTCAGAACACCTCCCCCATCGGGGGAGGGGGACCACCGCCGTCAGGCGGTGGTGGAGGGGGCCTCTAG
- a CDS encoding NAD(P)H-binding protein, whose product MSDPLRIALVGASGLVGRAIIGLSVGREDFRLTGLARREMPLPQGARMEVFVAEPARWGEVFEATRPTALICALGTTWRKAGEDEAAFRAVDRDLVLETARAAKAHGVERMVAISSAGASLAARTFYLRVKGEMERDLAKIGFKRLDVLRPGLLRGVRGGERRPAERIGIAVSPVTDLLLHGSWRRYRSIPARTVAEAALSLAMRRAGGRFHHDNDGIRRAARELPQPVEA is encoded by the coding sequence ATGTCTGACCCCCTGCGGATCGCGCTTGTCGGTGCATCCGGCCTGGTCGGCCGGGCGATCATCGGGCTTTCGGTCGGGCGCGAGGACTTTCGTCTGACGGGCCTCGCCCGGCGCGAGATGCCACTGCCGCAAGGCGCGAGAATGGAAGTCTTCGTCGCCGAACCCGCCCGGTGGGGCGAAGTGTTCGAGGCGACGCGACCGACCGCGCTCATCTGCGCACTCGGCACGACCTGGCGCAAGGCGGGGGAGGACGAAGCTGCTTTCCGCGCGGTGGATCGCGATCTGGTTCTGGAAACCGCCCGCGCGGCGAAAGCGCACGGGGTCGAACGGATGGTCGCGATCAGTTCGGCCGGCGCATCGCTGGCCGCCAGGACGTTCTATCTGCGCGTCAAGGGCGAGATGGAGCGGGATCTTGCGAAAATCGGCTTCAAGCGGCTCGACGTGCTCCGCCCCGGCCTGCTGCGCGGCGTGCGCGGCGGCGAGCGGCGTCCGGCCGAACGGATCGGCATTGCCGTCAGCCCGGTGACCGACCTGCTGCTCCATGGCAGCTGGCGACGCTATCGCTCGATCCCCGCACGCACCGTGGCCGAAGCTGCGCTGAGCCTCGCGATGCGCCGCGCAGGCGGACGTTTTCACCACGACAACGACGGTATTCGCCGCGCCGCGCGCGAATTG
- a CDS encoding parallel beta-helix domain-containing protein, translating to MIRLSIAAFALATVAAPALAETVTIAPGEGAQERLQEALILARPGDEIVLAAGRFAMTDGLSLDVDNVTLRGAGMEASVLDFTGQQGSGEGLLVTSDGVTLRDFAIENPKGDGIKSKGADDIVYHAIRVTWTGGPKASNGAYGIYPVESTNILVDGSEVSGASDAGIYVGQSRKITVRNSVATDNVAGIEIENSRDAIVERNFVSRNTGGILVFDLPDLPVMGGGNVLVRNNLVASNTTANFAPEGNIVASVPRGTGIMVMANENVWVGQNLLYDNPTAPVMVIAYPMPFEDPDYNPYPREVTIDWNMVDEGGTDPQLEGAAQLVAAFGGTLPPVMWDGLEAGDGRETLRVHPEMAGWSLNLAAQGGGMANARPGPLAAGVPGQPISIEGWGAGPELEARIK from the coding sequence ATGATCCGACTGTCGATAGCAGCATTCGCGCTTGCCACCGTCGCCGCGCCGGCGCTGGCCGAAACCGTGACCATCGCGCCCGGGGAAGGGGCGCAGGAACGCCTGCAGGAGGCGCTGATCCTCGCCCGGCCGGGCGACGAGATCGTGCTCGCCGCCGGCCGCTTCGCCATGACCGACGGCCTGTCGCTCGATGTCGACAACGTCACGCTGCGCGGCGCCGGGATGGAGGCGAGCGTGCTCGACTTCACCGGGCAGCAGGGTTCGGGCGAAGGGCTGCTGGTGACATCCGACGGAGTGACCCTGCGCGACTTCGCGATCGAGAACCCGAAAGGCGACGGGATCAAGTCCAAGGGCGCCGACGACATCGTCTATCACGCGATCCGCGTGACCTGGACCGGCGGGCCGAAAGCGAGCAACGGTGCCTATGGCATCTACCCCGTCGAAAGCACCAATATCCTGGTCGATGGCAGCGAAGTCTCCGGCGCGTCCGACGCCGGGATCTATGTCGGCCAATCGCGCAAGATCACCGTCCGCAATTCGGTCGCGACCGACAACGTGGCGGGAATCGAGATCGAGAACAGCCGCGACGCGATCGTCGAACGCAATTTCGTCAGCCGCAATACCGGCGGAATCCTGGTTTTCGACTTGCCCGACCTGCCGGTGATGGGCGGGGGCAACGTACTGGTGCGCAACAACCTCGTCGCTTCCAACACGACTGCCAATTTCGCGCCCGAGGGGAATATCGTCGCCAGCGTCCCGCGCGGCACCGGCATCATGGTCATGGCGAACGAGAACGTCTGGGTCGGGCAGAACCTGCTTTACGACAATCCGACCGCGCCGGTCATGGTCATCGCCTATCCGATGCCGTTCGAGGATCCGGACTACAACCCCTATCCGCGCGAGGTCACGATCGACTGGAACATGGTCGACGAAGGCGGCACCGATCCGCAGCTCGAAGGGGCGGCGCAGCTCGTCGCCGCGTTTGGCGGCACTCTCCCGCCGGTCATGTGGGACGGGCTGGAGGCCGGCGACGGCCGGGAAACGCTGCGCGTCCATCCCGAAATGGCGGGCTGGTCGCTGAACCTCGCCGCGCAGGGCGGCGGCATGGCCAATGCCAGACCCGGGCCGCTGGCGGCGGGGGTTCCCGGACAGCCGATCTCGATCGAAGGCTGGGGGGCCGGGCCTGAGCTGGAGGCGCGGATAAAGTGA
- a CDS encoding NAD(P)(+) transhydrogenase (Re/Si-specific) subunit beta produces the protein MFSLLAAAPVAEAAAHGPVNPWVALAYLVSGVFFILALRGLSSPATSRTGNRFGMTGMTIAVVTTLVTHFPWVYPDAAKCAQIREGAGNGSTFGFDGPGPCGYMSYPDWASAGEILIAIAIGAIIGITIARRIAMTAMPELVAAFHSLVGLAAVLVGWAAYLNPGAFGLLTDTGIAPVSKIEMGLGIAIGAITFSGSVIAFLKLSGRMSGSPILLPARHVINLGTLAAIIVLTALFAITTGPAETLPLIVALTVLAFVIGFLLIIPIGGADMPVVVSMLNSYSGWAAAAMGFTLGNTAMIVTGALVGSSGAILSYIMCRAMNRSFLSVIAGGFGADDSGAGGGEAREQRPYKQGSAADAAFMLEQAEKVIIIPGYGMAVAQAQHALREMADMLKDKGVEVKYAIHPVAGRMPGHMNVLLAEAQVPYDEVFELEDINGEFAQADVAFIIGANDVVNPAAKTDKSSPIYGMPVFDVDKAKQVFFIKRSMGGVGYAGVDNDVFYMDQTMMLLSDAKKMVEEIVKALD, from the coding sequence ATGTTCTCCTTGCTCGCCGCCGCTCCTGTTGCGGAAGCTGCCGCACATGGCCCAGTGAACCCGTGGGTTGCTCTCGCCTATCTCGTGTCGGGCGTATTCTTCATTCTCGCGCTGCGCGGCCTGTCCTCGCCCGCGACGAGCCGGACGGGCAACCGCTTCGGCATGACCGGGATGACGATCGCCGTGGTGACGACACTGGTGACGCACTTTCCATGGGTCTACCCGGATGCAGCCAAGTGCGCACAAATTCGCGAAGGCGCAGGGAACGGTTCGACTTTTGGCTTCGACGGGCCGGGTCCATGCGGATATATGTCTTATCCCGACTGGGCCAGCGCGGGCGAAATCCTGATCGCCATCGCCATCGGCGCGATCATCGGCATCACCATCGCCCGCCGCATTGCCATGACCGCAATGCCCGAACTGGTCGCGGCGTTTCACAGCCTCGTCGGCCTGGCCGCGGTGCTGGTGGGGTGGGCGGCTTACCTCAACCCCGGCGCCTTCGGCCTGCTCACCGACACGGGCATCGCGCCGGTCAGCAAGATCGAGATGGGCCTCGGCATCGCCATCGGCGCGATTACCTTCTCCGGCTCGGTCATCGCGTTCCTCAAGCTCTCGGGGCGGATGAGCGGGTCGCCGATTCTCCTGCCCGCGCGCCATGTCATCAACCTCGGCACGCTGGCGGCAATCATCGTGCTCACCGCGCTGTTCGCGATAACCACCGGCCCGGCGGAGACGCTGCCGCTGATCGTCGCGCTGACCGTGCTCGCCTTCGTCATCGGTTTCCTGCTTATCATCCCGATCGGCGGGGCCGACATGCCGGTCGTGGTCTCGATGCTGAATTCCTATTCGGGCTGGGCGGCGGCGGCGATGGGCTTCACGCTGGGCAATACGGCGATGATCGTCACCGGCGCGCTGGTCGGCAGCTCGGGCGCGATCCTCAGCTACATCATGTGCCGGGCGATGAACCGCAGCTTCCTCTCGGTGATCGCGGGCGGCTTCGGCGCCGACGACAGCGGCGCGGGCGGCGGCGAGGCGCGCGAACAGCGCCCCTACAAGCAGGGCAGCGCGGCCGATGCGGCCTTCATGCTCGAACAGGCGGAAAAGGTCATCATCATCCCCGGCTACGGCATGGCGGTGGCGCAGGCGCAGCACGCGCTGCGCGAAATGGCCGACATGCTCAAGGACAAGGGCGTCGAGGTGAAATATGCCATCCACCCCGTCGCCGGGCGGATGCCCGGGCACATGAACGTGCTGCTGGCGGAAGCGCAGGTCCCCTACGACGAAGTGTTCGAGCTGGAGGATATCAACGGCGAGTTCGCGCAGGCCGATGTCGCCTTCATCATCGGCGCCAACGACGTGGTGAACCCGGCGGCCAAGACGGACAAGTCCTCGCCCATCTACGGCATGCCGGTGTTCGACGTGGACAAGGCCAAGCAGGTCTTCTTCATCAAGCGCAGCATGGGCGGCGTCGGCTATGCCGGCGTCGACAACGACGTGTTCTATATGGACCAGACGATGATGCTGCTGTCCGATGCGAAGAAGATGGTGGAGGAAATCGTCAAGGCGCTCGACTGA
- a CDS encoding deoxyguanosinetriphosphate triphosphohydrolase: MTRAPFAADPARSRGREFSEDRGGVRGPRSEFQRDRDRIIHSIAFRRLRSKTQVFIAPDGDHYRTRLTHSLEVAQIGRVIARALGLDEDLTEALCLAHDIGHPPFGHAGEDALQQATADAGGFDHNAQGLRVLMRLESPYCDHPGLNLTWELLEGLAKHNGPVSAPGWALAELDAQFPLALGEHSSLEAQVAAVADDIAYDNHDIDDGLRAGFLSLDDLLTLDFVADQWREVEKRFPSAPRERQLRELVRVQIGLMVNDVIAQTRGATAEIASAGDVRRAGRALATFSPEMSARERRLKAFMYDRLYYHRDQLATAARARDVVARLYEAYAGDAALLPPGWRASLPAEQPGRARHILDFIAGMTDRFAIDQYARVFGTRPEGLSNV; this comes from the coding sequence ATGACCCGTGCGCCCTTCGCCGCCGACCCCGCCCGTTCGCGCGGTCGCGAATTTTCCGAAGATCGCGGCGGGGTGCGCGGCCCGCGCAGCGAATTCCAGCGCGACCGCGACCGGATCATCCATTCGATCGCCTTTCGCCGCCTCCGCTCGAAGACCCAGGTCTTCATCGCCCCCGACGGCGACCACTATCGCACCCGCCTGACCCACAGCCTGGAAGTCGCGCAGATCGGCCGGGTGATCGCCCGCGCGCTGGGGCTGGACGAGGATCTGACCGAGGCGCTGTGCCTCGCCCACGACATCGGCCATCCGCCGTTCGGCCATGCCGGCGAAGACGCGCTGCAGCAGGCGACCGCCGATGCCGGCGGGTTCGATCACAACGCCCAGGGCTTGCGCGTGCTGATGCGGCTGGAAAGCCCCTATTGCGATCATCCGGGGCTGAACCTCACCTGGGAACTGCTGGAAGGTCTGGCCAAGCACAATGGCCCGGTCTCGGCTCCGGGTTGGGCACTGGCGGAACTGGACGCGCAATTCCCTCTCGCACTGGGAGAGCATTCCTCGCTCGAAGCGCAAGTCGCGGCCGTGGCCGACGATATTGCCTACGACAACCACGATATCGACGACGGGCTGCGTGCCGGGTTCCTGTCGCTGGATGACCTGCTGACGCTGGATTTCGTCGCAGACCAGTGGCGCGAGGTCGAAAAGCGCTTCCCCAGTGCCCCCCGCGAACGCCAGTTGCGCGAACTGGTGAGGGTGCAGATCGGATTGATGGTGAACGATGTCATCGCGCAGACGCGGGGCGCCACGGCGGAAATCGCTTCGGCGGGCGACGTGCGCCGGGCGGGACGCGCGCTGGCGACCTTCTCCCCCGAGATGTCCGCGCGCGAGCGGCGGCTGAAGGCCTTCATGTACGACCGCCTCTATTATCACCGCGATCAGCTCGCCACGGCCGCGCGTGCGCGCGATGTCGTCGCCCGGCTTTACGAAGCCTATGCGGGAGATGCCGCGCTTCTCCCGCCGGGATGGCGGGCTTCGCTACCCGCCGAGCAGCCCGGCCGCGCGCGGCATATCCTCGATTTCATCGCCGGGATGACCGACCGCTTCGCGATCGACCAGTACGCTCGAGTTTTCGGCACCCGGCCCGAAGGGCTGAGCAATGTCTGA
- a CDS encoding aspartate/glutamate racemase family protein, whose product MRKLGLIGGMSWVSTRTYYEWINRLVQRRTEPLASAPLLIESLDFRQLYGLREADDWARAARVLGESARRLEAAGAGAVVIAANSMHKVYDDVAAQVDVPILHIAECVGRRMKADGVDSAALLGTRNVMTENFYRQRLVAHGVDLLPPDMTNVEALDRIIYQELMLGRASRDAQRALKTMITRKEQDGAQAIVLACTELEMIVDVDANVLPIFDSARIHCEAAVDWLLGET is encoded by the coding sequence TTGCGCAAGCTGGGGCTGATCGGCGGGATGAGCTGGGTTTCGACCCGCACCTATTACGAATGGATCAACCGGCTGGTGCAGCGGCGCACCGAACCGCTGGCAAGCGCGCCTCTGCTGATCGAAAGCCTCGATTTCCGCCAGCTCTATGGCCTGCGCGAGGCGGACGATTGGGCGCGCGCGGCCCGGGTGCTGGGCGAATCGGCGCGCCGGCTGGAGGCGGCCGGTGCCGGGGCGGTCGTGATCGCGGCCAATTCGATGCACAAGGTCTATGACGACGTGGCCGCGCAAGTGGACGTGCCGATCCTGCATATCGCGGAATGCGTCGGGCGGCGGATGAAGGCCGACGGCGTGGACAGCGCCGCCTTGCTGGGCACGCGCAATGTCATGACCGAGAACTTCTATCGCCAGCGGCTTGTCGCCCACGGTGTGGACCTGCTGCCGCCGGACATGACCAACGTCGAGGCGCTCGACCGGATCATCTATCAGGAACTGATGCTGGGCAGGGCGTCGCGCGACGCGCAGCGGGCGCTCAAGACCATGATCACGCGCAAGGAACAGGACGGGGCACAGGCGATCGTGCTGGCCTGCACCGAACTGGAGATGATCGTCGACGTCGATGCGAACGTCCTGCCGATCTTCGATTCCGCGCGCATTCATTGCGAGGCGGCGGTGGACTGGCTGCTGGGCGAGACCTGA
- a CDS encoding NAD(P) transhydrogenase subunit alpha produces the protein MDFISILSIFVLACFVGYYVVWSVTPALHTPLMAVTNAISSVIIVGALIAAAAADVPGAKWLGLLGIVLASVNIFGGFAVTARMLAMYKKKEKK, from the coding sequence ATGGACTTCATCTCGATCCTGTCGATTTTCGTGCTGGCCTGTTTCGTCGGCTACTACGTCGTCTGGTCGGTCACGCCGGCGCTGCATACGCCGCTGATGGCGGTGACCAATGCGATCTCCTCGGTGATTATCGTCGGCGCGCTGATCGCTGCGGCGGCGGCGGATGTGCCGGGGGCGAAGTGGTTGGGGCTGCTCGGCATAGTGCTCGCCAGCGTGAACATCTTCGGCGGGTTTGCGGTAACAGCGCGCATGCTGGCGATGTACAAGAAGAAGGAGAAGAAGTGA
- a CDS encoding SO2930 family diheme c-type cytochrome, with product MIRAAHLLAAGALALAGAIASHPGAGQAAQAASAAEATAVNDGAVRTGIPRDLAEFGFFADAPGQVPAARVVPYRLNTPLYSDGADKLRFLYLPEGARMTAAGDGLPEIPVGAALIKTFAFGEGEGRRLIETRVLLHRADGWLALPYLWNEDQTEARLALAGARIDLVTPRGEAISYRVPNKNQCKECHGLSGEVVPIGPKARNLAHEWLADIAGRGLIDRVPDGADALPRWEDRGAAGVAEAARAYLDVNCAHCHRPGAMASNSGLDLRWEQHDPKALGVMKRPVAAGRGSAGLLFSVVPGKPQESILLHRMASAEPGVAMPELGKATVDPEGVRAVERWIAGLAP from the coding sequence GTGATCCGCGCCGCGCATCTGCTCGCCGCCGGGGCGCTCGCGCTGGCGGGCGCGATTGCAAGCCACCCGGGGGCCGGGCAGGCCGCGCAGGCCGCTTCCGCCGCCGAAGCGACAGCGGTGAACGACGGCGCGGTGCGCACCGGAATTCCGCGCGACCTGGCGGAGTTCGGCTTCTTCGCCGATGCCCCGGGCCAGGTGCCCGCCGCGCGCGTCGTGCCATACCGGCTCAACACCCCGCTCTATTCGGACGGGGCGGACAAGCTGCGCTTTCTCTATCTGCCCGAAGGTGCGCGGATGACCGCCGCCGGCGACGGCCTGCCGGAGATTCCGGTGGGTGCGGCGCTGATCAAGACATTCGCGTTTGGTGAGGGGGAGGGGCGCCGGCTGATCGAAACCCGCGTCCTTCTCCATCGCGCGGACGGCTGGCTTGCCTTGCCGTACTTGTGGAACGAGGACCAGACCGAGGCGCGGCTTGCCCTGGCGGGCGCTCGGATCGATCTGGTGACCCCGCGCGGCGAGGCGATCAGCTATCGCGTGCCGAACAAGAACCAGTGCAAGGAATGCCACGGCCTGTCGGGCGAGGTGGTTCCGATCGGGCCGAAGGCGCGCAATCTCGCGCACGAGTGGCTGGCGGACATCGCGGGCCGCGGCCTGATCGACCGGGTGCCCGACGGGGCGGATGCCCTGCCGCGCTGGGAAGATCGCGGCGCAGCCGGCGTGGCGGAGGCCGCGCGCGCCTATCTCGACGTCAATTGCGCGCATTGCCACCGGCCGGGGGCGATGGCGTCGAATTCGGGCCTCGACCTTCGCTGGGAGCAGCACGACCCCAAAGCGCTGGGCGTGATGAAGCGCCCGGTGGCCGCGGGGCGCGGATCGGCGGGCCTGCTGTTCTCCGTGGTGCCCGGAAAGCCGCAGGAATCGATCCTGCTGCACCGCATGGCCAGCGCCGAACCCGGGGTCGCCATGCCCGAACTGGGCAAGGCGACGGTCGATCCCGAAGGGGTGCGCGCGGTGGAACGTTGGATCGCGGGTCTGGCGCCTTGA